AGAGAGGGGCTGTTGGCGCTATCACCAGCTGCggtttcttggctgctgccCAAACCAGGTATTGGAACTTCCAGCCCCTTTTTATTAGTACATTACCCGCTGAACATGTCAGATTAGCAGCCCTGTCCCCCATACCTGTGGCCACGTCAGCTCTCGTTCAAGTTCCCAGcctcttggccatcttccCTGTCAACAGACCTATCGGGGTGTTAACATATGACAGTGCGAGGCTGGGAAGCGCTCACTTGCTGCAACTTGGCATTGACCCTGACCGCGTCCGTGTACGGGGACTATCGGATGACAGCCATCTCAGGGACATTTGCGCTCGTGGAGCGACTTATGATGCTGATCGGCTGGAGAAGGAACTTGTTGCTGAGGTGAAGTTGCTAATATATCACCATCCTGACATCTCCGCAGTCGTCTTGGAGTGCACAAACATGCCACCTTATGCCAATAGCATTCAAAATGCAATTCAGCTGCCGGTATACGATGTTTACACAATGGCCTTGTGGTTCTACTCGGGGCTGACGAGAAGAAATCCGTCGGCCTGGAAAGCATCGGATACTGGGAACACATAGAGACGATAGTTGATAACCACCAATCCCCATTTCCGCAGTCGCTCGTGCCGTGCGTGAATGCGGCCATCGTTGAACTCTTGGAGTCGATCATACGTAGTTGTGTCTTGCTGATTGTGAAGGCCTTGGCGACAGCACTGGGATCGTCTATTGCTTCATAGAAGCTTACCCTGCATTATAGTATCCAAAACATCGTGATCTTGTTGTATATGAAGCTACCAATTACGTCTTTAGGCATCGATTATGGGAAGAGAAACAAATCGCACGATGACATTTGGTCATAGTGATTGCAACATCTTGAATTGAATAAAGCGTTCTATTTCAGAAAGTCGCCCCCAGTCTTGGCCAGAGTGTATTGATACTCGGGCACAAATTGCATATACATAACCTCGGGGCTTCCAGTCCCATCCTTTGTGTActgagcctcttcttcacctacAAATGTCTTTTGCAATCCCGAACCGGCCAAAGACGATTCAACTAGCAGTTGTGTCTGACAAGCTCTTTCCAGGGCGATGAAAAAGGCAGCTGCTTCAGCAACAGTACCGCCTGATGTCAAAATACCATGATTCTGTAGTATGAGGTTTTTTTTCGTCGGACCCAAAGTGTCAGCAAGCCGCATGCCCTCCTCTTTAGCAAAGACGACACCGCCAAAGTTGGCATATACCGCAAGGTCATTGTAGAACATGCAACTATCCTGATTCAACATATCTATCGGCTTCCCAAACGTGGACCATGCGCGGCCATAGGGACTGTGGAAGTGGCATGCAGCATTGATATCAGGTCGTCGTTTATGGATGGCTGCATGGATAATAAATCCGGCAGTATTCACGGGTCTGTCTGCCCCGCCAATACGCTCTCCGTCTTCGTTGACATGAACCATGTCGGACACCTTCAAGAGGCCGAAATGGACCCCGTAAGGATTGAGCCAAAACGTATCTGGCTGGACCGGGTCTGCTCTACAGGTTAGTTTATTACTGACTCACTGTAGACCATACAAACCTACCTCTAAGGCTAATATGGCCACTCCCCCCATCAGCGAAGTCCAATCTGGCAAATATGCGAAAGGCGCCCGCCATTTGCTCCAATTGCCATCGTCTTGTAGCTTCGGGGGTGTGGAATTGAGGAATTTGATGAAGTCTACTTTTGGGTTGGCTCGTCGAGAGTGAAGCCATGGAGGAGGCTGTCGTGGTAATTGTAGGAGACATGATGAAAACTTGGTTGTAGCGCTAAGATTGGTGTGTTTGGTACTGGATAATTCATTGTCTTATACGGTACGACTGATAGCGCTTCAATCGATAGACGGTAACGCCGTATCGCCGTCGGTAGCCGCCGTGATTGGCTGATGGGGTTCATCCAACAACACCCAAGCTTTGACCTTGTACACCCTCGGCATTATCCGACGGATCATATGATGCAAGTGTTGCGCATAGAAAGGCAATATAGCATCGTATTCTATATATCATATATATGCACTGACTACTACATGCAATTCCTTTTAGTATCAGCTGGTATCAATAttcattcttcttccctcttgTTCATTACAACCAAAATGCCTGCCATCAACACTCTATTGATCTCGGATGAACCATCCCTCGTGTATCGATGCGATGACTTTGCAAGCCCTATTGATGTCCGAACTGCCTTCACACTGTCATTGTCCGCAGTGTACCGAAATGAAGTCCCCCTCTATGGGGATTTGGTCCAGATCGTCCACGCAGTAAATACCGACGTGCTTTCTGGGCAACCGGGCCCGATAAAGGACTCTCTTCTGTCTCAGAGACTTGATCTAGAGAGGCACGGTGCCATCAGACTGGGCACTCCATTTGAGCTACGGACTATGGCCCGCCTCTTTGCCATTCTTGGCCTGAAGGCAGTGGGTTACTACGATCTTTCTGTCGCTGGACTACCCATGCATGGCACTTGCTTTCGTCCATTCGACCTAGAATCCTTGAACCAGAACCCGTTCAGGGTCTTTACAACTTTGCTCAGGCCTGAGTTGATCTCCAACGCCAACACGCGTGAACTGGCATTGAAGTTGTTGTCACGACGCCATATCTTCAGCGACAGACTTCTGGACTTGATAAACTGTGCCGAGAAACAAAATTGGCTCTTGCAGATgcatgaagttgaggaaTTCATTCAGGAGGCAATGAAAACTTTCAGCTGGATGCCAGAAGCTTCAGcatcagaagaagaatacaGAAAGTTATCCAGAGAGCATCCTATACTTGCTGATATCGCCTCATTCAAGACTGCGCATATCAACCATTTAACACCCCGAACGCTGGATATCGATGCTAGTCAGACACAAATGCGAAAGCAAGGCCTACAGGTCAAGGATCGCATCGAGGGCCCCCCTTCACGTCAATGCCCGATCCTCCTCCGACAAACCAGCTTCCTAGCCCTCGAAGAAAAGATCAGATTCCGCGACGCCAATGGGGATCTTATCCAAGGAAGTCATCGCGCTCGATTTGGAGAGATCGAGGAGCGAGGAGCTGCAGTGACAATTGCGGGGAGAAAGCTTTACGATGAGCTGTTGGCTAAGGCCACAAGCACCATCTGCGAGGGTCCAGGTGCGCAGAGCCTTGAGGCAATGGACAAGGCCATGAATGATGCCTTTAAAGACTATCCTGACTCGTGGTCAGAGCTACGCAAACAAGGCCTCATTTACTGTACTTACAGCGGTACAGGTAAAGGAAGCTTTGATATCACAGGGACGTTATCGCTAGAGGACTTGGTTGACCAGGGATATCTTACAGCCGAACCTATCACATATGAAGACTTCCTCCCATTCTCTGCAGCAGGTATCTTCGCATCGAATCTAGATAAAGGCCAGAACGGGCCTTTACAAGCCAATGGCCGTCCTGATCAGGAAGGCTTTGAGAAAGCTTTAGGAGCTGTGTTGTTGGAGCCCGAAGCCCTGTATGCAGACATCCAGCgaaaaagtattataagatGCGGCCTAGTACCTACACTGTTTACTCattaattattagatatGTAAAGCTGCTtaagtaagtttaatatataaagcttaagtaaattataggAATAGAATATGCGTCTTTTGCAGGGACAGCCGTGATGTTCTACAAGGCTGATCAGGTCAGAACAGTTCCTAGGCCTTCTTTGTTGCGGAATCAATCGCTTCAAGCAATAAATCAGGCGTACAATAATCCCAGTTGCCGTTTTAGTGAGTGAATTGGTCAAACAGGGTGAAGAGTAATGGAGCAAGGCTCTCTAGTCCTGTTACGATGATGGTATGCAGTAATATATCTGATAATACCCTTCTGgttaatttaaagatttacTTCCTTTCTCTGCCCCTCCTATAGCTGTACTCTTTTTCGTCACTAACCCccccttttattattatttgtGCATGTCGCCAAGCTGTTCCATGTAAGCCGGATTATAAATCTTCCCTTCTACGCTGCGGTTAATTGGCTCAAGCCAATATTAGTCAGTTATGCCTCATTACTTATAAGATGTATTTCATGCCGGAGCACAGAATATTTCCCTTCTCCTTCGTTTCCCCTACCAGCGTTATTGCAccttcatttcatttctacatcatcatggcttccaGCGATAACACTGTTTGGATCGTCACTGGCGGCAACAGAGGCATCGGCCTTGGCTTCGTTAAAGCCCTCCTTGCTCGTCCCTCCGTCACCGTCATCGCCACAGTTCGCAATGACCAAGCCCGCACATCTCTCGATGATGCTACTGTCGATCTCGCAAAGGGTGACGGCACAACCTTGAGCATTGTGCAGCTGGACTTTACTACCCCGCTCTCTCCTCACCAGATCCGCAGAGCTTTCGACATCGATCACGTCGACGTTCTCGTCAACAATGCCGCCGCCAGCTTCAAATCTTATCCTGTACTCGACATCCCGACCGATGACCTTCGCTCTGCGTTCGATATCAACACAATCGGCCCCCTTACAGTTGTCCAGGGAGTTTGGCCCTTGTTGCAAAAGTCATCTGCTCCCAAGGTGATCAATGTTTCATCATCTGTTGGCTGTATAACCTACCATGAAGTAGTCGCTGGTGCATATGGACCCAGCAAGGCTGCCTTGAACTGGCTTACGCGTGCTCTGCATTTGCAGAATGCGGACCTGGTAGCTTTTGCACTCCATCCTGGTTTTGTTAATACGGAAATGGGCGAGTCTGCTGCTTCGGAGTGGGGATTTCCTCATGTTATGCTTGAGGGCGTCGAGGAAGCAGTAAAGGGCAGTCTTGGAATTATCGACAGTGCTACGCGAGAAAATGTCTCGGGCAAGTTTGTTAGTTACAAGGGACAGGAGCTTCCCTGGTAAACCAACTCCCTTTGAAGTAGTTTTGTAAGAGCCTTGGGAAAGGTCTGGAGGGAATTAATTCGGTCATGCATTTCGTATTGTTACAGTGATGGCCAAGCTCTATGTTTTGTCGCTTTGGAATTTATTGCTACTACTACATGAATATATTAATACTCCGCAGTCCTAATGGCAATTCTACTGCTTCGATGCATGTAAGTTGACAGTAGACCTACTATCGTCCTGTAACCCCTGCTTATAGCTATTGAAAATGCTGTGTTACCCCTGTTATCAACCGCCTCTATACCGGCATTCCCTGTCTCGAGAAGTACCCTGATGGCCTCCTCATCACACGTCTCAGCTGCAAATATCAAAGGCGTCTGCCCCGACGGATCCTTCGTGTTGATATCGTACTTACCAGATTCGTGAAGTATATTGATCACACCACTATACCCCCTTCTGATAGCCCACCAAAACAAATCTCGCGAAGTGTCATTACTTTCTTTGTGGATAGAGAACCCTTTCGCACCTAGTAGTAGCACAACCATTCGATCCTTGCCGTTGGCTAAAGCCCACGCTAGAGGCGTTTGTCCCACTTCCTTGGAGTAATGCGGATCAACTCtattgctgctgagaagaacacTAACAACGCCTTCTTTCCCCATTTGCATAGCCCACAAGAGCGGTGGTTGTGCTTCAAACGTCTGGTCGATATTAATCATgctctcatcaagaagcagcttgatAACTCTTAAATTTCCACGTAGGATAGCCTTCCAAAACAAATCGTGCATGCTCAAAACAAAGAGTAGTGCCTCTTCGTTCCTATCTGCGAAagcaatcttggccttgcgcGTATCATAATACTCATCCACGATAGACTGTGCAAAGCCTGCTCTTTTTTCAAAGTCCCCCTGATAGAAACCAACTTTTCCTGTGTTGAGCAGTAACTTGACAATACTCAGGTTCCCAAGCCGAATCGCTACCAAAAATGGTGTTTCGCCATCTCGGTCTCTGACACTTATATCGATCCGGCCTGTGCAGAGAAGTAGATCGACCATATCGTCATCGTTTTCGTACACTGCTTTCATGAATGGTGCAGGTTGGTCTTCCCATCTTTGATTTGCAAGTTCTATGATATTTGCGTCTCTACTCAATAAAATGTCCACAAATTGAAGTTCTCTCATTGTGACAGCTTCATAGAGTAACTGGTGTAACGTCAAAACTCCCcggccatcctcaacaaatGACAGCGCAAGGTCAACCTGAGTAGTTTGTATAATGTGCCCAAGGATTGTCGTATCTGCGTTATACTCTGAGAAAATTGTCTCAGGTGAGTTCCGAAATAAGGCCGAGGCGATATCGTAATGGTGGCTCTGAAAAGCTAGCATTATCGGAGATTCGTGATGTCGATTACTCATGTCTGCCGAGGAGCCATATGTCAATAAGAGGCTGACCGCCGCCGCCCTACCTCCGCGTGTAGCGACAAAGATCGCCTCTTCATCggcctcatcctcttcatcttcatcgaaACCGAACAAATTATCAATCTCGACACCCCTGTGTCTCCTTGTATTACCACCGCTTGCAAGCAGAGCATTCAAAAGTTCGAGTAAGGTGTGATTGTCAGCATTGGCCTGATTGAGAAATTGTGCTGTAAAAAAGACAGCTCCGTCAAGGTCCGCGCCCTCGTTTATGAGCTGGTATACTAGTGCCTTGTCCTCTTGACTTATGGCATAAACCATCAGCGACTTCTCGTGTTTAATCTCAGCACCTGCGTCGATCAAGTCTCGAATTACCCTGTCTGCTTTGACGGACATGGCTAACCCCAGAGGCGTTTCACCATCAACATTGGTGGTGTTCACATGGCCGAGGTATCTGCGTGGTACTGCAATGCTACTTGGCGAGTTTTCCGAAGCAACAGAGTCAACCACAGTCTGCCATGTCCTTGAGCGTTCCAGTATCATGAGAGCCATGACTTCATAGTCCTCCCGTAAAGCAAGCTGAAGGGGGTTATTCCCTTCGAGGTCCTTGGCATCCAAGTGTGAGCTGTTCCGCTGCAGTAAAGTATCCAGCAAGCTAGCGGAACCAAACGATATCGCGAGGTGAAGAACAGAGGCATCGGGAAATGGCCAGCCCCTAGGCGCATGTGTACCTTCAGGGTCCATTATTCTCCATATTTTTGCCAGCATCCCAAGGCGTTCTTTCTGGTTCCATTGAATGAGTGTCACCAAGTCACCCTGGCAAATGGCTCCCTCCTCAACGCCCCTAACATGTTCCAGGAGAAATGTCACTCCGTATGGCATTAGCGGGAAGGTAGCTGAGAGCTTCTCTCGGGATAGGCCATTTGCGTTGAGGATTTCTTCCAAAGTCAAATATCTGAGGAAAGACCGCGAAATTTCATAATGGCCCGCTCCAGCTGGGGACCTAGATAGTGACTCATTGGCGAGGAACTTCTGGGCAACAAAATCTGCCGCCGACTGATGTATGAATTGAGCCTCTCTGCTCCATTCTTCACCTCCTGGTTCATATTGCTCGTAGACGTCACGATTCTGGAACTCCACAAGGCCCCTGGATATATGGCGGACACGCATTTCGAATTGGGATACGCAATCCGACCAGTTACCGCGAGCTCTGAGTTCCGAGACTGTTGTATAGGACATGCCTTTGTCAGTAGCGAGCGCCTCTCGAAGCTCCTGGGCTGATAAGGGTCGTTTGGCATAGAGAACCCACTGAAAGAGCTTGGCCATCTGCTTGTGCTTATCCTTGGTCGCCCCCCTCAATATGACATCGTATAGGTCGTCGAGATCTGGTGGAGTTGTCGAGATGATATTAAGTAGATCCTCGATTCTGGCGCCAGtcacctcctcctccaataCCATATTTGTGATGAGTATGGCCCATTGAAAACCCCCATGAGCCTTCAACAAAATGTCTTTCTCAATCTGTCGCCGCCTTTCCACTGAGCGAACCTCCTTGAGTCGGCCTTCAATGACAAGTCTGATATCTTGGTCATTCCTCTCTTCCACGTAGACCCTCGCCATCGTCTCATGGCCAAGTATTGGGAAATGCCTCGATGAAAAGCAGATCTTGACCATGGATCCCTGTTGCTCCGCATTTTCAACGAGGCTTTTGAGAGATAGTAGTAGGCTTTTGGCATGCTCGCCACACTCGTCAAGCGCGTCAATGAATATGACAACCGGTACCTCTTTAGTCCCCTCCATCAAGAGTCCGGATAGGAATTTCTCCAATTCCTTTTCATTCCATCTCCAGCCATTCTTCTGGTCATATGATCCGTATCGCTTCTCTTTATCTTGGAAGACTTTTGTGAGCTCCGCGAGGTATTTTGGAAACGACATGAGCAAAGAATTTAACAAAGCTCGAAATATGCCTATTGGTGTCTGTTGTAGTTCTATGCCGCGTCCATGGATAAAAAAGGAAGCGATGATTTCCCCAGATTTCCTGCGGCTCATTGTATCAACTGCAAACTTCATGAGAACTGATTTGCCTGTTCCAGGACATCCTTTGATCCAGAAGAGCCCACGGGCTGCATTCATCCATTTCTGATAGTTGTAGTCTTCTAGAAGCCAGTCGCAAGTGTCGCTCGCGTAAGAGATCTCGGAGTATCTGTGCTCTTGCTCAGGGAATGATAGCGATTTCAGGCATTCTACTCAGTATTAGCGGTACGTAACAGCTTTCTGTCTTGGTCCATACCCTGCTCATCACCTGAAAATTGAACACAAGCTGGAAGACATGTAAGTATATTGAGCATTTACCTATCAAAATCTGGCTTCAAACCTTGTGGCCCTTCTCTTATACCTCCAATGCCAGGCCGTCCTCGTGAAATACCAATTATAGGACGGAGTGCGATTAACACTCTTCGGTACAATTGATCATGCACACCGCTGTATTTCACCATCTCAGAGTGGTTGCGGTTGATGGGATGCTGCTTTTGACATCCGCATGTTGCCGAGAATACCTCTACCAACACTTCGCTAGGACCAGACATGTCCCATTTTCCATTTATCTAGAAGCGGTGTTAAGAACAGACAATGTTTCTCGACGCCTAGACAACTCACCCAAACTGCGGTTGGGGACTTCTCTGTCTCATAGAACGACACAACAGAAAGGCCCCTCGCCTTTGATATTTTGCTAAAGTCATTCTGTAGATGATCTAGAAGTGACGAATTCTTGTTAAGAGATTCGAGTAGTGCCCGATTGGGGTTATCCTTTACTAAAGGGATCAAACACTTGACTTCCAAGCCTCGATGAGGAACCCCAAAGAAGGCGAAGCCGCAAACGGCGTTTAAAATTGGAAAGTCGCGCCCGAGAGGCTCTTCTTGTAGTAATCGGACGGCCTAACTCCTGTTAATTGATAGTCCTTCTAAAGCATTTTTCGATCACTCACCTCTTTAACGACAAGTCCACCCAGGCTATGTCCGATGAAAAGTATCGAACGAGGTTGGTTCGGGTCCTCTTGGGCATTAGTTGTTGAAAACAAAGGGGAAATATTTGGTCAAATACATAAGTATCCTCAAG
This DNA window, taken from Fusarium fujikuroi IMI 58289 draft genome, chromosome FFUJ_chr11, encodes the following:
- a CDS encoding related to ketoreductase encodes the protein MASSDNTVWIVTGGNRGIGLGFVKALLARPSVTVIATVRNDQARTSLDDATVDLAKGDGTTLSIVQLDFTTPLSPHQIRRAFDIDHVDVLVNNAAASFKSYPVLDIPTDDLRSAFDINTIGPLTVVQGVWPLLQKSSAPKVINVSSSVGCITYHEVVAGAYGPSKAALNWLTRALHLQNADLVAFALHPGFVNTEMGESAASEWGFPHVMLEGVEEAVKGSLGIIDSATRENVSGKFVSYKGQELPW
- a CDS encoding related to ankyrin 3, whose translation is MAAASHKNFRLRGIPRDCETRSEVCSLIQKTLALEPSASPTVYSLACSPTDPNSKIATLSFPSIPECLSDRTKTEWSFNLSDGNDIDFSRSLAFDTHFTGFTPFHRTNDNDCHIDLVAVCGLGGHALGSFKEKNGRFVWLRDALPSDIPNARILTYGYDTKLSKSSAFQNLTDLGRALQIDLEDTYDPNQPRSILFIGHSLGGLVVKEAVRLLQEEPLGRDFPILNAVCGFAFFGVPHRGLEVKCLIPLVKDNPNRALLESLNKNSSLLDHLQNDFSKISKARGLSVVSFYETEKSPTAVWINGKWDMSGPSEVLVEVFSATCGCQKQHPINRNHSEMVKYSGVHDQLYRRVLIALRPIIGISRGRPGIGGIREGPQACVQFSGDEQECLKSLSFPEQEHRYSEISYASDTCDWLLEDYNYQKWMNAARGLFWIKGCPGTGKSVLMKFAVDTMSRRKSGEIIASFFIHGRGIELQQTPIGIFRALLNSLLMSFPKYLAELTKVFQDKEKRYGSYDQKNGWRWNEKELEKFLSGLLMEGTKEVPVVIFIDALDECGEHAKSLLLSLKSLVENAEQQGSMVKICFSSRHFPILGHETMARVYVEERNDQDIRLVIEGRLKEVRSVERRRQIEKDILLKAHGGFQWAILITNMVLEEEVTGARIEDLLNIISTTPPDLDDLYDVILRGATKDKHKQMAKLFQWVLYAKRPLSAQELREALATDKGMSYTTVSELRARGNWSDCVSQFEMRVRHISRGLVEFQNRDVYEQYEPGGEEWSREAQFIHQSAADFVAQKFLANESLSRSPAGAGHYEISRSFLRYLTLEEILNANGLSREKLSATFPLMPYGVTFLLEHVRGVEEGAICQGDLVTLIQWNQKERLGMLAKIWRIMDPEGTHAPRGWPFPDASVLHLAISFGSASLLDTLLQRNSSHLDAKDLEGNNPLQLALREDYEVMALMILERSRTWQTVVDSVASENSPSSIAVPRRYLGHVNTTNVDGETPLGLAMSVKADRVIRDLIDAGAEIKHEKSLMVYAISQEDKALVYQLINEGADLDGAVFFTAQFLNQANADNHTLLELLNALLASGGNTRRHRGVEIDNLFGFDEDEEDEADEEAIFVATRGGRAAAVSLLLTYGSSADMSNRHHESPIMLAFQSHHYDIASALFRNSPETIFSEYNADTTILGHIIQTTQVDLALSFVEDGRGVLTLHQLLYEAVTMRELQFVDILLSRDANIIELANQRWEDQPAPFMKAVYENDDDMVDLLLCTGRIDISVRDRDGETPFLVAIRLGNLSIVKLLLNTGKVGFYQGDFEKRAGFAQSIVDEYYDTRKAKIAFADRNEEALLFVLSMHDLFWKAILRGNLRVIKLLLDESMINIDQTFEAQPPLLWAMQMGKEGVVSVLLSSNRVDPHYSKEVGQTPLAWALANGKDRMVVLLLGAKGFSIHKESNDTSRDLFWWAIRRGYSGVINILHESGKYDINTKDPSGQTPLIFAAETCDEEAIRVLLETGNAGIEAVDNRGNTAFSIAISRGYRTIVGLLSTYMHRSSRIAIRTAEY
- a CDS encoding related to novobiocin biosynthesis protein novR, translated to MSPTITTTASSMASLSTSQPKSRLHQIPQFHTPEATRRWQLEQMAGAFRIFARLDFADGGSGHISLRDPVQPDTFWLNPYGVHFGLLKVSDMVHVNEDGERIGGADRPVNTAGFIIHAAIHKRRPDINAACHFHSPYGRAWSTFGKPIDMLNQDSCMFYNDLAVYANFGGVVFAKEEGMRLADTLGPTKKNLILQNHGILTSGGTVAEAAAFFIALERACQTQLLVESSLAGSGLQKTFVGEEEAQYTKDGTGSPEVMYMQFVPEYQYTLAKTGGDFLK